One genomic segment of Aquamicrobium lusatiense includes these proteins:
- a CDS encoding polysaccharide biosynthesis protein, whose product MASLFNIRPKLIGLPRRQKQLLALFADVIMSLVAMWLAFSLRFDVDHAPKGAEWIPYGLATFLFIPFFIRLGLYRAIFRYSGVSSLVSVGSAIILYGVVLSLVLFIAKFPGVPRSIGILQPILFFTLVFGSRVVVAQLLIRSTPGEAVVRNVLIYGAGQAGAQACDALVMTPEYRVRGFFDDDPSKHDRRVMGYRVFDPRHAAEVIDRFGISDILIAVPSAGVERRRQIVDSLADLQVRVRTIPGILDLARGTAQIDEIQELQIIDLLDRAPIVTSHDRSAFIGKTVMVTGAGGSIGSELSRQLLSLGPAKLILFDHNEFSLYTIDDELRRLAPQLKVPTEIIPCLGSIRDVVRIRTVMDSFRPQLVYHAAAYKHVPLVESNPLEGATNNILGTAIVASQAEASGVERFTLISTDKAVRPTNFMGASKRLAEQIVQGLAAKPGQKTVYSMVRFGNVLGSSGSVVPLFRRQIAAGGPITVTDPEVIRYFMTIPEAVGLVLHSSQMAEGGEVFVLDMGEPVKIMDLARKMIRLSGHVERTPDNLDGDIEIKIVGLRPGEKLYEELLIGDNPQPTSNSHIMMAREGFVPPEDLAAELEIIRKAVEQQDISLLTGVLMRTVAGFQCGTEAGESAAGDWCQDPFLSGAQRLKQRDGLF is encoded by the coding sequence ATGGCCTCTCTTTTTAATATTCGCCCAAAGCTTATCGGTTTGCCGCGACGGCAGAAACAACTTCTCGCGTTGTTTGCCGACGTAATTATGTCACTTGTCGCGATGTGGCTGGCGTTTTCGCTCAGGTTTGATGTGGATCACGCCCCAAAGGGAGCCGAATGGATTCCTTACGGACTGGCGACATTTCTTTTCATTCCGTTTTTTATCAGGCTGGGGCTTTATCGCGCGATCTTTCGATATTCGGGCGTGTCAAGTCTGGTCTCCGTAGGTAGCGCCATCATCCTCTATGGTGTCGTTCTCAGCCTTGTACTTTTCATAGCCAAGTTTCCCGGAGTGCCGCGGTCCATCGGCATTTTGCAGCCGATTCTGTTTTTCACGCTTGTTTTCGGCAGTCGTGTGGTGGTTGCGCAGCTTCTCATTCGATCGACGCCAGGCGAGGCTGTCGTCAGGAATGTGCTGATTTATGGTGCCGGGCAGGCAGGGGCGCAGGCCTGCGACGCTTTGGTCATGACACCTGAATATCGGGTGAGAGGTTTTTTCGACGACGACCCGTCAAAACATGACCGGCGCGTGATGGGCTATCGGGTGTTTGATCCCAGGCACGCTGCGGAGGTCATAGATCGTTTCGGCATCAGCGATATCCTCATTGCGGTTCCGAGTGCCGGGGTGGAAAGGCGTCGTCAGATCGTTGACTCTCTGGCTGATCTTCAGGTGCGCGTCCGCACAATTCCGGGCATCCTCGATCTGGCCCGTGGTACCGCGCAAATCGATGAGATTCAGGAGCTTCAGATCATCGATCTCTTGGACAGGGCGCCAATTGTTACATCGCACGACAGGTCGGCTTTCATTGGCAAGACAGTCATGGTCACCGGAGCCGGCGGGTCGATCGGCAGCGAACTGAGCCGTCAGCTTCTGTCCTTGGGGCCAGCTAAGCTCATCCTGTTCGATCACAATGAATTCAGCCTCTATACGATCGACGACGAACTGCGCAGGCTTGCACCGCAACTGAAGGTGCCGACCGAGATCATACCCTGCCTCGGCTCGATCAGGGATGTTGTCCGGATCAGGACGGTGATGGACAGTTTCAGGCCCCAACTGGTTTATCATGCAGCTGCCTACAAGCATGTGCCGTTGGTGGAATCGAACCCGTTGGAAGGTGCCACCAATAACATTCTGGGCACTGCGATAGTCGCCAGTCAGGCGGAAGCGTCCGGTGTGGAGCGTTTTACCCTGATCTCAACGGACAAAGCTGTGCGTCCGACAAACTTCATGGGCGCCAGCAAGCGACTTGCCGAGCAGATCGTTCAGGGCCTGGCAGCAAAGCCCGGACAGAAAACCGTGTATTCCATGGTCCGCTTCGGCAATGTGCTTGGCAGCAGCGGTTCGGTCGTTCCGCTTTTCAGGCGCCAGATCGCAGCCGGAGGTCCGATCACCGTGACTGATCCCGAAGTTATTCGTTACTTCATGACCATTCCGGAAGCAGTCGGCCTGGTCTTGCACTCGTCGCAGATGGCTGAGGGCGGTGAGGTGTTCGTTCTCGACATGGGCGAGCCGGTCAAGATCATGGATCTTGCACGGAAGATGATTCGTTTGTCCGGCCATGTCGAGCGCACGCCCGATAATCTCGATGGCGATATCGAGATCAAAATTGTTGGCTTGCGGCCGGGTGAGAAGCTTTATGAAGAACTCCTAATCGGTGACAATCCCCAACCCACATCCAATTCGCATATCATGATGGCACGCGAGGGATTTGTGCCTCCTGAGGATTTGGCTGCAGAACTGGAGATCATCCGAAAGGCCGTGGAGCAACAGGACATCAGCTTGCTGACCGGCGTTCTG